Proteins from one Nymphalis io chromosome 23, ilAglIoxx1.1, whole genome shotgun sequence genomic window:
- the LOC126777693 gene encoding GATA zinc finger domain-containing protein 1 has product MPKPTCVQCNTNDSLLWRSAETGQICNECHLTNTANKEAKTEANFIKTEGEDKKEEKDDIDAKNGKTEGETTPAKATGKGTRKSTRSTRYKAKTPAPAPSKPTAPRGRGRRSIFKRQPLKAPTATATVVTSDSLFFKGTYMQVGDIVSMIDIDGGTYYAQIRGFLTDQYCEKSAVVTWLLPTKASPPPEKGFDPATYIIGPEEELPRKLEYMEFVMHAPSDYYKASNSPYPLTDNELNNYSGFIWTTLDPKEKT; this is encoded by the exons atgccAAAGCCGACATGTGTTCAATGCAATACAAACGATTCACTGCTCTGGCGGAGTGCAGAAACCGGTCAAATATGTAACGAATGTCACCTTACAAACACTGCGAATAAGGAAGCTAAAACCGAAGCCAACTTTATAAAAACCGAAGGAGAGGATAAAAAGGAAGAGAAAGATGATATCGATGCTAAAAATGGGAAGACGGAAGGAGAAACAACGCCAGCAAAGGCTACTGGAAAAGGTACTCGAAAAAGTACACGGTCAACTAGATACAAAGCGAAAACGCCAGCTCCGGCGCCATCAAAGCCTACAGCGCCTCGTGGGAGAGGTCgaagaagtatttttaaaagacaACCATTAAAAGCGCCCACGGCAACAGCCACAGTTGTTACAAGTGATTCCTTATTTTTTaag gGTACATACATGCAAGTCGGTGACATTGTCTCAATGATAGATATTGACGGGGGTACATACTATGCTCAAATTCGTGGTTTTCTCACTGACCAGTATTGTGAAAAGAGTGCTGTTGTCACTTGGTTGTTGCCTACAAAAGCAAGCCCACCTCCAGAGAAAGGCTTTGATCCAGCTACTTACATTATAG gaCCCGAAGAAGAGCTCCCTCGCAAATTAGAATATATGGAGTTTGTAATGCATGCCCCATCAGACTACTATAAAGCTAGCAACAGCCCATATCCTTTAACAGATAATGAGTTGAACAATTACTCTGGATTTATTTGGACAACACTTGACCctaaagaaaaaacataa
- the LOC126777715 gene encoding U6 snRNA-associated Sm-like protein LSm6 — protein MSRKEALSSFIQQIHGRPVVVKLNSGVDYRGVLACLDGYMNIALEQTEEYVNGQLKNKYGDAFIRGNNVLYISTQKRRI, from the exons ATGAGTCGTAAAGAAGCACTTTCTTCCTTTATTCAACAAATCCACGGTCGCCCGGTGGTAGTGAAACTTAACAGCGGCGTCGATTACAGag GAGTTCTCGCATGTCTGGATGGCTACATGAACATAGCATTGGAGCAAACTGAAGAATATGTCAATGGCCAGCTCAAAAACAAATACGGGGATGCCTTCATTCGAGGGAACAATGTCCTTTACATAAGCACACAAAAAAGAAGAATATAa
- the LOC126777717 gene encoding uncharacterized protein LOC126777717, with the protein MEKCWRFFIFMLVVGLSMVITTESTVPQPRAPNFQYFERPKYRYPYYDENGKGKLLYGYGGPELYQYKSYSPLEGIH; encoded by the exons atgGAAAAGTGTTGGaggtttttcatttttatg CTCGTTGTGGGTTTATCTATGGTTATTACCACAGAATCTACGGTTCCACAACCACGTGCACCAAATTTCCAATATTTCGAAAG gcCTAAATACCGGTATCCGTATTATGATGAAAATGGCAAAGGAAAGCTACTATACGGCTATGGAGGTCCagaattatatcaatataaatcatattcgCCACTTGAAGGCATTCactaa